From a single Cytophagia bacterium CHB2 genomic region:
- a CDS encoding VOC family protein: MHPDTRMGPVHLTVSDLKQSMSFYGGMLGLKTLHSQRGTTWLSADGSRPLLALTLLPGAKPKPLNTSGLYHFAILVPGRYDLACALHHLLDMRYPLQGASDHLVSEAIYLADPDGNGIEIYSDRPRSDWQWHEGQLHMTTEALDLDLLLAELGRGKITWEGLPPNTRIGHVHLHVGNLEAAEHFYREVLGFDLTTRYGSEAIFLSAGHYHHHLGLNTWAGRGAGPAPSDTRGLRYLTICVPNETELAMLASRLQENDWNFQQRTGMLSLRDPFNNGILIVVGEATLGRNGSTNW, encoded by the coding sequence ATGCACCCCGATACCCGTATGGGTCCGGTTCACCTAACCGTGTCGGACCTCAAGCAATCCATGAGTTTTTATGGCGGCATGCTCGGCCTGAAAACATTGCACAGCCAGCGCGGCACCACCTGGCTCTCTGCCGATGGCTCTCGCCCCTTGCTCGCGCTTACGCTGCTGCCGGGCGCGAAACCCAAGCCGCTCAACACCTCCGGGCTTTATCATTTTGCGATTTTGGTGCCCGGCCGCTATGATCTGGCATGCGCACTGCACCATTTGCTCGACATGCGTTATCCGCTGCAGGGCGCTTCGGATCACCTGGTCAGCGAGGCGATTTACCTCGCGGATCCCGACGGCAATGGCATTGAAATTTATTCCGACCGGCCGCGCAGCGACTGGCAGTGGCACGAAGGCCAACTGCACATGACGACCGAAGCGCTGGATTTGGATTTATTATTGGCAGAGTTGGGGCGCGGCAAAATCACGTGGGAGGGGTTGCCTCCCAACACACGCATCGGGCATGTGCATTTGCATGTCGGCAATCTGGAAGCGGCCGAACATTTCTATCGCGAGGTTTTGGGATTTGATTTGACGACGCGCTATGGCTCGGAGGCGATTTTTCTTTCCGCCGGCCACTATCACCATCATCTCGGCCTGAACACCTGGGCGGGGCGGGGCGCTGGCCCCGCGCCCTCGGATACTCGCGGCCTGCGCTATCTCACCATTTGCGTGCCCAATGAAACCGAGCTGGCCATGCTCGCCAGCCGTTTGCAAGAAAACGACTGGAACTTTCAACAGCGTACCGGCATGTTGAGCTTGCGCGATCCGTTCAACAACGGCATCCTGATCGTGGTGGGCGAAGCGACGCTCGGCCGCAACGGCAGCACGAATTGGTAG
- a CDS encoding bifunctional folylpolyglutamate synthase/dihydrofolate synthase codes for MSSKVMVRLKMNLSSGTQAYLDKLGFFGWQLGLQRSKALSRHFGHPERFFPCVHIAGTNGKGSTSAMLAALAQAAGLRVGLYTSPHLVHLNERIQINGKPISTRAFEALLRSCRPTVDELKATYFEVLTAIAFKYFAEQQVDLAVIETGLGGRLDSTNIITPELSIITSIGLEHQDYLGKNLAKIAGEKAGIIKRHRPCISGVRQPQAAAVIATTCRKQRARFIEAHKFIKISSPSYSREGTEFHARSDRLGFDYAKVRTNLLGSHQVKNAALAIAAARLLHNAGFNLNERAVREGLAQTHWPARMQLVHGDPEILLAAAHNADGMRVLTQTLARLFPGRRVKIVLSLMNDKAVAPVLRPWQKLHAEFFFTAAATARARPASDLMQQARAMSLRGRAYDAAGQAFAAARASCRKNDLLCVAGSHYLIGELMQQSLLPYPY; via the coding sequence ATGTCTTCAAAAGTTATGGTGCGCTTGAAAATGAATCTAAGTAGCGGCACTCAGGCCTATTTGGATAAACTAGGTTTTTTCGGATGGCAACTTGGGCTGCAACGCAGCAAGGCATTGAGCCGCCACTTTGGCCATCCGGAGCGGTTTTTTCCCTGCGTGCATATTGCCGGCACGAACGGCAAAGGCTCAACTTCGGCAATGCTGGCAGCCCTCGCGCAAGCAGCCGGGCTGCGCGTCGGCCTATACACCTCGCCGCATCTCGTTCATTTGAATGAACGAATTCAAATCAACGGCAAACCGATTTCCACCCGCGCGTTTGAAGCCTTATTGCGTAGCTGCCGGCCAACCGTTGATGAACTCAAGGCAACGTATTTCGAAGTGCTCACTGCGATTGCATTCAAATATTTTGCCGAACAACAGGTTGATCTTGCTGTGATCGAAACCGGATTAGGCGGCCGGCTTGATTCCACCAACATCATCACGCCCGAGTTGAGCATCATCACTTCGATTGGGCTGGAGCATCAGGATTATCTCGGCAAAAATCTTGCAAAGATCGCCGGAGAGAAAGCGGGCATTATCAAACGGCATCGGCCTTGCATAAGTGGTGTGCGGCAGCCGCAGGCCGCAGCCGTGATTGCCACGACCTGCCGCAAACAGCGGGCGCGTTTCATAGAAGCGCATAAGTTCATTAAAATTAGCTCGCCAAGCTATTCGCGCGAAGGGACGGAGTTTCACGCCAGGTCAGATCGGCTCGGATTCGACTATGCCAAGGTGCGAACGAATTTACTCGGGTCTCATCAAGTCAAAAATGCGGCGCTGGCAATTGCGGCTGCCCGGCTCTTGCACAACGCCGGTTTTAATCTCAACGAGCGGGCCGTGCGCGAGGGTTTGGCGCAAACACATTGGCCGGCGCGCATGCAACTGGTCCACGGCGATCCCGAAATTCTGCTCGCTGCCGCGCACAATGCCGACGGCATGCGCGTGTTGACACAAACACTGGCCCGGCTCTTTCCGGGGCGCCGGGTGAAAATTGTTTTGTCATTAATGAATGACAAGGCCGTTGCGCCGGTTTTGCGCCCCTGGCAAAAATTGCATGCAGAGTTTTTCTTTACCGCTGCAGCCACCGCGCGCGCACGCCCGGCAAGCGATTTGATGCAGCAGGCGCGCGCCATGAGTTTGCGCGGCCGCGCTTACGATGCTGCCGGACAGGCTTTTGCGGCGGCGCGGGCGAGCTGCCGCAAAAATGATTTGCTGTGCGTTGCCGGCTCGCACTATCTGATTGGCGAATTGATGCAGCAGAGCCTTTTGCCCTATCCCTATTGA